The genomic stretch CACAGGATCATGCCGCCGCGGGGGCCGCGCAGCACCTTGTGGGTGGTCGCGCACACCACGTCCGCGTACGGGACCGGGCTCGGCGCCGAGCCCCCCGCGACCAGCCCGATGGGGTGCGCGGCGTCCGCGATGAGATACGCGCCCACCTCGTCGGCGATGTCCCGGAAGGCGGCGTAGTCCAGGTGCCGCGGATAGCAGATCGAGCCGCAGACGATGGCCTTCGGCCGGTGGCTGCGGGCCAGCGCCCGTACCTCGTCGTAGTCCAGCAGCCCGGTGTGCGGATCGACGCCGTAGCCCGCGAAGTCGAACCAGCGGCCGGAGAAGTTGGCCGGCGAGCCGTGGGTGAGGTGCCCGCCGTGCGGCAGCGCCATGGCCAGGACGGCGTCGCCGGGGCGCAGCAGGGCCGCGTAGGCGGCCAGCACGGCCGACGAGCCGGAGTGGGACTGCACATTGGCGTGCTCGGCGCCGAACAGGGCCTTGGCGCGCTCCACGGCGAGCCGCTCGGCGAGGTCCACGACCTCGCAGCCGCCGTGGTGCCGGGCGCCCGGATACCCCTCGGCGTACTTGTTCGCGAGGGGTGAGCCGAGGGCGGCCAGAACAGCGCGGGAGGCGAAGTTCTCGGCGGCGACGAGCTGCAGCCCGTCGTCCTGCCGGGCCACCTCGGCCAACAGCACGCCCGCGATCTCGGGATCCTGGTCCAGCAGCCCGGCGAAGTCGGGGGTCCAGGGCGGCGGCGGGTCGCCCCCCTCCCCCGCCCGGGCCTCGGCGGCCGTCCGCCGGGCAGCCGTGGTCTCGCTCCGGGATGACGCGGTGGTGGCGGACATGGCGTACTCCGGGCCTCGTACGGGGACGTGCATCCCAATGTAGGCGCGGGAGGACGGTTGAGCGCGGTGGAGGGGGCGGGTTGGGGGTGGAGGTGGGCTCGGGTGGGGGCGAGCCGGGCTCAGGCGGGGGCGGGCTCGGACGAAGCCGGGCTCCGGCGGGGGCTGGGCTCAGGCGGGGGCCGGACTCAGGCGAGGGCCGGACTCAGGCGGGGCAGGGCCGCGGCCGGGCTCGGACGGGGCCGGGCTCAGGCGGGGCAGGGCCGTGGCCGGGCTCGGACAAGGCCGGGCTCAGGCGGGGCAGGACCGCGGCCGGGCTCGGACGGGGCCGCCTGTACGGGGCAGGGCCGTGGCCGGGCTCAGGCGGGGCGGCCAGGCGGGGCCGGCTGCGCGCCTCCTGGAGACGAATCGAACCTGATCGTTCCCCCGGCGGGGGCTTACCCGGACGCGGCGCACGCGAAGCCCCCGCCCCCAAGCGCCCCCACCGCCCTCCACACCCCCCAGAAGCCCCTTCCCCGCCCCCAGGAGCCGCTTTCGCTCCCCCGGCGGCCCCAAGGGTCAGGCCCGGGCCGGAACCCCCGTCAGCGCCGTCACCACGGGGTCCAGCGCCTGGTTGATCTCGTCGCCGATGGAGCGGAAGAACGTGATGGGCGCGCCGTACGGGTCGTAGACCTCGTCCGCCTCCGGGTTCGGCGCCAGCAGCCAGCCGCGCAGCGCGGCGGCGGCGCCGACCAGGGCGCGGGCGCGCTCGACCAGCCCGCCGCCGGGCAGCGCCGGATCGGGCTCGGGCAGCGTCGCCGGGTCTATGGCCCGTACCAGCCGGTTGAACTCCTTCAGCGTGAAGGTGCGCAGCCCGGCCGAATGGCCCATGGAGATGACCTGCGCGCGGTGGTCGCGGGTGGCGGTCAGGACCAGGTCGGCGCGGATGACGTGCTCGTCGAGCAGCTCGCGGCCGGTGAAATCGGCCGGATCCGCTCCATAATCGGCCAGAACCGTGGCGGCGTGCGTCTCCATGGGCGCGCCCTCGTGGCCCCAGGTGCCGGCGCTCTCCACGATCAGGCCGCCGCGGTCCGCGCCCAGGCGCAGGTCGAGGGCGTGCCGGTGCAGCCGCTCGGTGATCGGCGAGCGGCAGACGTTGCCGGTGCTGACGTGGAGGATGCGGAAGGTGCGGTAGCTGTCCTCGCCGGGTCCCGCTATGCCACGCCCGAGGGGCGCAATCAATTCGCCACCTCAAGCCCCGGGGCCACCTTGCGCAGCTCCTCCGCGCTGATCGCGCCCGCGCGCAGCAGCAGCGGCGTGGGGCCGGTGACGTCGACGATCGAGGACGGTACGGCGGCGGGGGTCGGGCCGCCGTCCAGGTAGACGGAGACCGAGTCGCCGAGCATCTCCTGGGCCGCGTCGCAGTCCTGCGGGGAGGGGTGGCCGGTCAGGTTGGCGCTGGAGACGGCCATCGGGCCGAACTCGGTGAGCAGCTCGATGGCGACCGGGTGCAGCGGCATCCGGACCGCGACCGTGCCGCGGGTCTCCCCCAGGTCCCAGGTCAGCGACGGCTGGTGGGTGGCGACCAGGGTCAGCGCGCCGGGCCAGAAGGCGTCGACCAGCTCCCAGGCCTGTTCGGAGAAGTCCGTGACGAGGCCGTGCAGGGTGTTCGGGGAGCCGACGAGCACCGGCGAGGGCATGCCGCGCCCGCGGCCCTTGGCCTCCAGCAGGTCACCGACGGCCTGGGCACTGAACGCGTCCGCGCCGATGCCGTAGACGGTGTCGGTCGGCAGCACGACCAGCTCGCCGCGACGGACGGCCGATGCGGCCTCGCGCAGACCGGTCGCGCGGTCGGTCGCGTCGCTGCAGTCGTAACGCCGTGCCATTTAACGGACCTCCTCGTGCGGAACGTACAGATGACTCGTGGGGGCCGGGCTCGTCATGGCGTCGCCCTGCGCGCGGTGGCGAAGCGGGGCCGGTTGTTCAGGTCGGGGTGGTCGGCCGCGTCGGCCCAGCCCCGCTCCTCGGTGAAGATCCACGGGACCTGGCCGCCCTGGGTGTCGGCGTGTTCGATGACCACGACGCC from Streptomyces albofaciens JCM 4342 encodes the following:
- a CDS encoding low molecular weight phosphatase family protein, whose translation is MIAPLGRGIAGPGEDSYRTFRILHVSTGNVCRSPITERLHRHALDLRLGADRGGLIVESAGTWGHEGAPMETHAATVLADYGADPADFTGRELLDEHVIRADLVLTATRDHRAQVISMGHSAGLRTFTLKEFNRLVRAIDPATLPEPDPALPGGGLVERARALVGAAAALRGWLLAPNPEADEVYDPYGAPITFFRSIGDEINQALDPVVTALTGVPARA
- the glyA gene encoding serine hydroxymethyltransferase, whose product is MSATTASSRSETTAARRTAAEARAGEGGDPPPPWTPDFAGLLDQDPEIAGVLLAEVARQDDGLQLVAAENFASRAVLAALGSPLANKYAEGYPGARHHGGCEVVDLAERLAVERAKALFGAEHANVQSHSGSSAVLAAYAALLRPGDAVLAMALPHGGHLTHGSPANFSGRWFDFAGYGVDPHTGLLDYDEVRALARSHRPKAIVCGSICYPRHLDYAAFRDIADEVGAYLIADAAHPIGLVAGGSAPSPVPYADVVCATTHKVLRGPRGGMILCGAELAERIDRAVFPFTQGGAQMNSVAAKAVAFGEAATDAFAGYTRQVVANARALAASLAEEGLPVTTGGTDTHLITADPAPLGVDARTARGRCAAAGIVLDTCALPCPDDPSGRRPGLRLGAAALTTQGMGEEEAAGVGALIAAAVREDPTARERTAALVRRFPPYPDQT
- a CDS encoding L-threonylcarbamoyladenylate synthase — encoded protein: MARRYDCSDATDRATGLREAASAVRRGELVVLPTDTVYGIGADAFSAQAVGDLLEAKGRGRGMPSPVLVGSPNTLHGLVTDFSEQAWELVDAFWPGALTLVATHQPSLTWDLGETRGTVAVRMPLHPVAIELLTEFGPMAVSSANLTGHPSPQDCDAAQEMLGDSVSVYLDGGPTPAAVPSSIVDVTGPTPLLLRAGAISAEELRKVAPGLEVAN